A genome region from Chitinivorax sp. PXF-14 includes the following:
- a CDS encoding DoxX family protein, which yields MLCSSVPAQAVRSAITMLSCIPHSLIAFVGRFSIAAVFWKSGQTKIEGLAIDLVSGQVQLGWPHLSDSALELFRTEYRLPLLPPELAVPMAAFAEHLFPLLLLIGLATRFSALGLLGMTAVIEIFVYPDAYPIHGTWAAVLLYLIAKGPGALSLDHLIARRCAQQPKVR from the coding sequence TGCTTTGTTCATCTGTTCCGGCACAGGCTGTTCGATCGGCCATCACCATGCTGTCTTGCATTCCACACTCGCTGATTGCCTTTGTCGGACGGTTTTCCATCGCGGCGGTGTTCTGGAAATCGGGCCAGACCAAGATCGAAGGCTTGGCCATCGACCTCGTCAGCGGCCAAGTCCAACTCGGCTGGCCGCACCTGTCGGACAGCGCGCTGGAGTTGTTCCGCACCGAATATCGCCTGCCGCTGCTACCGCCGGAACTCGCGGTGCCGATGGCCGCGTTTGCCGAGCACCTGTTTCCGCTGCTGCTGCTCATCGGCCTGGCCACGCGATTCTCGGCGCTCGGCTTGCTGGGCATGACGGCGGTGATTGAGATCTTCGTCTACCCGGATGCCTATCCGATCCATGGCACTTGGGCTGCCGTCCTGTTGTATCTGATTGCCAAGGGCCCGGGGGCACTGTCACTGGATCACCTGATCGCGCGGCGCTGCGCGCAGCAGCCCAAGGTGAGGTGA